A stretch of the Deltaproteobacteria bacterium genome encodes the following:
- a CDS encoding class II glutamine amidotransferase produces MCELFAASARRPVNVNLSFETFSRRGGATGPHADGWGIAFFEGPDAQILRESEAAAHSECARFVEHHDLRSNLVISHIRKATMGARTLRNTQPFARELGGRLHVFAHNGNLENLRRQPWRRLDAYLPLGDTDSEQAFCTLMGEMRGLWRRVQGLPPLADRLEVVSTFAHRISRLGPANFLYSDGDVLFAHGHRRTQEDGSIVAPGLHLLRRTCTEPTVHELEGAKIRTDTARQEVVLIASRPLSDEPWQPLMEGEIVAIANGRVLANSLPPPRREYGTATTSADGDAALVAAG; encoded by the coding sequence ATGTGTGAGCTCTTCGCAGCGAGCGCCCGGCGCCCGGTCAACGTGAACCTCTCCTTCGAGACCTTCTCGAGGCGCGGGGGCGCGACCGGACCGCACGCCGACGGCTGGGGGATCGCCTTCTTCGAGGGGCCCGACGCCCAGATCCTGCGGGAGAGCGAGGCCGCCGCGCACAGCGAGTGTGCCCGCTTCGTCGAGCACCACGACCTGCGCTCGAACCTGGTGATCTCCCACATCCGCAAGGCGACCATGGGCGCGCGCACCCTGCGCAACACTCAGCCCTTCGCCCGGGAGCTCGGCGGCCGCCTCCACGTCTTCGCCCACAACGGCAACCTCGAGAACCTGCGCCGGCAGCCGTGGCGGCGCCTCGACGCCTACCTCCCCCTGGGCGACACGGACTCGGAGCAGGCCTTCTGCACCCTGATGGGTGAGATGCGCGGGCTCTGGCGGCGGGTGCAGGGCCTGCCACCCCTGGCCGATCGCCTGGAGGTGGTGAGCACCTTCGCGCACCGCATCAGCCGGCTGGGTCCGGCGAACTTCCTCTACAGCGACGGCGACGTGCTCTTCGCCCACGGCCACCGGCGCACCCAGGAGGACGGCTCGATCGTGGCCCCGGGGCTGCACCTGCTGCGGCGCACCTGCACCGAGCCCACCGTGCACGAGCTCGAGGGCGCGAAGATCCGCACCGACACCGCCCGCCAGGAGGTGGTGCTGATCGCCAGCCGCCCGCTCTCGGACGAGCCCTGGCAGCCGTTGATGGAGGGCGAGATCGTGGCCATCGCGAACGGCCGGGTGCTGGCGAACAGCCTGCCGCC
- a CDS encoding deoxyhypusine synthase family protein, with amino-acid sequence MATRKDPTKPKHSTRTLERHFARAPEVDPRPITGKERPLDLLEHAFPAFVGRQVRDAYRLMERSMAEDHAIFLTLSGAMTPAGFHQSVIIPLIERGVVSCLTTTGANLYHDAHRVIGHRIREVDPEGGDLAYRLARVIRIYDLGFVEETLLDTDRLFSAILMRPEFQRKMTTPELHFLLGKALHEVEKVLGVERPSLLSTCYAKRVPIFVGAVQDGSIFLNVVKLRQLYPDDFKLEIDLAEDVFEMAALQHHVRQTASGKAAVWIFGGGVPKNYTLQGEPTLDQILQVPARGFDIDLQFCVDPVDNGALSSCPAGEGHTWGKVSADAVARGSQYVHCDMTAVVPFLVSALFSSKQGRRKPRRLYDQRGEALETLRKAVRRRRRALEESASHPAIP; translated from the coding sequence ATGGCCACGCGCAAGGACCCCACCAAGCCCAAGCACAGCACCCGCACCCTCGAGCGCCACTTCGCCCGCGCCCCCGAGGTCGACCCCCGGCCGATCACCGGCAAGGAGCGTCCCCTCGACCTCCTCGAGCACGCCTTCCCGGCCTTCGTCGGCCGTCAGGTGCGCGACGCCTACCGGCTGATGGAGCGCAGCATGGCCGAGGACCACGCGATCTTCCTCACCCTCTCCGGGGCCATGACGCCGGCGGGCTTCCACCAGAGCGTGATCATCCCGCTGATCGAGCGCGGCGTCGTCTCCTGCCTGACCACCACCGGCGCGAACCTCTACCACGACGCCCACCGGGTCATCGGGCACCGCATCCGCGAGGTCGATCCCGAGGGCGGCGATCTCGCCTACCGCCTGGCCCGGGTGATCCGCATCTACGACCTGGGCTTCGTCGAGGAGACCCTCCTCGACACCGATCGCCTCTTCTCGGCGATCCTCATGCGCCCCGAGTTCCAGCGGAAGATGACCACCCCCGAGCTGCACTTCCTCCTCGGCAAGGCCCTCCACGAGGTCGAGAAGGTCCTGGGGGTCGAGCGCCCCTCGCTCCTCTCCACCTGCTACGCGAAGCGGGTGCCCATCTTCGTCGGCGCGGTGCAGGACGGCTCGATCTTCCTCAACGTGGTGAAGCTGCGGCAGCTCTACCCGGACGACTTCAAGCTGGAGATCGATCTGGCCGAGGACGTCTTCGAGATGGCGGCGCTGCAGCACCACGTCCGGCAGACCGCCTCGGGCAAGGCGGCGGTCTGGATCTTCGGCGGCGGCGTGCCCAAGAACTACACCCTCCAGGGCGAGCCCACCCTCGACCAGATCCTCCAGGTCCCGGCGCGGGGCTTCGACATCGACCTGCAGTTCTGCGTCGATCCGGTCGACAACGGCGCCCTCTCCTCCTGCCCCGCCGGCGAGGGACACACCTGGGGCAAGGTCAGCGCCGACGCCGTGGCCCGGGGCAGCCAGTACGTCCACTGCGACATGACGGCGGTGGTCCCCTTCCTGGTCAGCGCGCTCTTCTCCAGCAAGCAGGGCCGGCGCAAGCCGCGACGCCTCTACGACCAGCGAGGCGAGGCGCTCGAGACCCTGCGCAAGGCGGTGCGCCGCCGCCGCCGCGCGCTCGAGGAGAGCGCCTCCCACCCGGCGATTCCTTGA